A region from the Halomarina litorea genome encodes:
- a CDS encoding MaoC family dehydratase: MSSSPYPSFFNAWTRTSGYFLDSMLAANRAAAAAFGVPMSSETDAEPVERRIEPDSDLEEWDVEHDVRTPGELTVGDTLRFTKTISEDDVQRFASASGDTNPIHLDDEYAAETRFGGRIAHGILVSGLISAALARLPGNVIYLAQDVEFLKPVRIGDRITADVQVAEDFDDGRYRLVTRILDADEEVVIDGEAVVLID, encoded by the coding sequence ATGAGCTCTAGTCCGTACCCGTCGTTTTTCAACGCGTGGACGCGCACATCGGGGTACTTCCTCGACAGCATGCTCGCCGCCAACCGGGCCGCGGCGGCGGCGTTCGGCGTCCCGATGTCCTCGGAAACCGACGCCGAACCGGTCGAGCGACGAATCGAACCAGACAGCGACCTGGAGGAGTGGGACGTCGAACACGACGTGCGGACGCCGGGGGAACTGACCGTCGGCGACACCCTCCGGTTCACCAAGACCATCTCGGAGGACGACGTCCAGCGATTCGCCAGCGCCAGCGGGGACACGAACCCCATCCACCTCGACGACGAGTACGCCGCCGAGACGCGCTTCGGCGGCCGAATCGCCCACGGTATCCTCGTCTCGGGGCTCATCAGCGCCGCGCTGGCCCGCCTGCCGGGGAACGTCATCTACCTCGCACAGGACGTGGAGTTCCTCAAGCCCGTCCGCATCGGTGACCGCATCACCGCCGACGTGCAGGTCGCCGAGGACTTCGACGACGGGCGCTACCGCCTCGTGACGCGCATCCTCGACGCCGACGAGGAGGTCGTCATCGACGGCGAGGCCGTCGTCCTCATCGACTGA
- a CDS encoding ATP-dependent DNA helicase produces the protein MNVADIPEVPAWLADHLRDGGIEELYPPQAEAVEQGVTRGDSLVASIPTASGKTLIAQLAMLSSIERGGTALYIVPLRALASEKREEFEEFERYGLSVGVSTGNYESDGEWLSSCDIVVATSEKVDSLVRNGAPWIEDLSCVVSDEVHLVDDAHRGPTLEVTLAKLRRLNPNLQTVALSATIGNADAIAEWLDANLVDSDWRPIDLRTGVHYGQALHFDDGEKRELPVRGNEKPTAAIVRDTLDEGGSTLVFVNSRRNAEGAAKRLAGVTSEALTHEEEERLEAVADELREVSDTETSEDLAECVEQGAAFHHAGLASEHRSMVEDAFRDRLVKVIAATPTLAAGVNTPSRRVVVRDWRRYSGDVGGMKPLSVLEVHQMFGRAGRPGLDPYGEALLLANGHDELDELFERYVWADPEAVRSKLAAEPALRTHVLATVASGFAGSRSELLDFLDRTLYATQTDEPGRLERVTDDVVAYLVANEFLERGEGDSLEATSLGHTVSRLYLDPMSAAEIIDGMRGATDATAMGLYHLVCRTPDMYQLYLRSGDREEYTMLAYEREAEFLGAMPSEFEDGRFEDWLSALKTARMLEDWASEVDEERIAERYGVGPGDVRGKVDTAEWLLGAAERLAGELDTGLAPAVREARVRVQHGVKKELMDLAGVRGVGRKRARRLFDAGIEDRADLREADKSVVLGALRGRRRTAETVLENAGREDPDMDGVEADADAAPDPDPADEEREVEDQASLGDF, from the coding sequence ATGAACGTCGCAGACATCCCCGAGGTGCCCGCGTGGCTGGCGGACCACCTCCGGGATGGCGGAATCGAGGAACTCTACCCGCCGCAGGCGGAGGCCGTCGAGCAGGGGGTCACGCGGGGCGACAGCCTCGTCGCCTCCATCCCCACGGCGAGTGGCAAGACGCTCATCGCCCAGTTGGCGATGCTCTCCAGCATCGAGCGCGGCGGGACGGCGCTGTACATCGTCCCCCTGCGGGCGCTGGCCAGCGAGAAGCGCGAGGAGTTCGAGGAGTTCGAGCGCTACGGCCTCTCCGTGGGCGTCTCGACGGGCAACTACGAGTCGGACGGCGAGTGGCTCTCCTCGTGTGACATCGTCGTCGCCACGAGCGAGAAGGTGGACTCGCTGGTGCGAAACGGCGCGCCGTGGATCGAGGACCTCTCGTGTGTCGTGAGCGACGAGGTGCACCTCGTCGACGACGCCCACCGGGGGCCGACGCTCGAAGTGACCCTCGCCAAACTCCGACGATTGAACCCGAACCTCCAGACGGTGGCGCTGTCGGCGACCATCGGGAACGCCGACGCCATCGCGGAGTGGCTGGACGCCAACCTCGTGGACTCCGACTGGCGGCCCATCGACCTCCGGACGGGCGTCCACTACGGGCAGGCGCTCCACTTCGACGACGGCGAGAAGCGCGAACTCCCGGTGCGGGGCAACGAGAAGCCGACGGCGGCCATCGTCCGCGACACCCTCGACGAGGGCGGGTCGACGCTGGTGTTCGTCAACTCCCGGCGGAACGCGGAGGGGGCGGCAAAGCGGCTGGCGGGCGTCACGAGCGAGGCGCTCACCCACGAGGAGGAAGAGCGCCTCGAAGCGGTCGCCGACGAGTTGCGCGAAGTGAGCGACACGGAGACGTCCGAGGACCTCGCCGAGTGCGTCGAACAGGGCGCGGCGTTCCACCACGCGGGCCTCGCCAGCGAACACCGCTCGATGGTCGAGGACGCCTTCCGCGACCGACTGGTGAAGGTCATCGCGGCGACGCCGACGCTCGCGGCGGGGGTCAACACCCCCTCGCGGCGCGTCGTGGTCCGGGACTGGCGGCGCTACTCGGGCGACGTGGGCGGGATGAAGCCCCTCTCGGTGCTCGAAGTCCACCAGATGTTCGGACGGGCGGGCCGCCCCGGCCTCGACCCCTACGGGGAGGCCCTGTTGCTCGCGAACGGCCACGACGAACTCGACGAGCTGTTCGAGCGGTACGTCTGGGCGGACCCGGAGGCGGTGCGGTCGAAACTCGCCGCCGAACCCGCCCTACGGACGCACGTCCTCGCCACCGTCGCGAGCGGGTTCGCCGGCTCTCGCTCCGAGTTGCTCGACTTCCTCGACCGAACCCTGTACGCCACGCAGACCGACGAACCCGGCCGGCTGGAGCGGGTGACCGACGACGTGGTCGCCTACCTCGTCGCCAACGAGTTCCTCGAACGCGGCGAGGGTGACTCCCTGGAGGCGACGAGCCTCGGCCACACCGTCTCGCGCCTCTACCTCGACCCGATGAGCGCCGCCGAGATAATCGACGGTATGCGCGGGGCGACCGACGCGACGGCGATGGGTCTCTACCACCTCGTCTGCCGGACGCCCGACATGTATCAGCTCTACCTGCGCTCGGGGGACAGAGAGGAGTACACGATGCTCGCCTACGAACGCGAGGCAGAGTTCCTCGGCGCGATGCCGAGCGAGTTCGAGGACGGCCGCTTTGAGGACTGGCTCTCGGCGCTGAAGACGGCGCGGATGCTGGAGGACTGGGCCAGTGAGGTGGACGAGGAACGCATCGCGGAACGCTACGGCGTCGGCCCCGGCGACGTGCGGGGGAAGGTCGACACCGCCGAGTGGTTGCTCGGGGCCGCCGAACGCCTCGCGGGCGAACTCGACACGGGCCTCGCGCCCGCCGTCCGCGAGGCGCGCGTGCGCGTCCAGCACGGGGTCAAGAAAGAACTGATGGACCTCGCGGGCGTGCGCGGCGTGGGCCGGAAGCGCGCCCGTCGCCTGTTCGACGCGGGGATCGAGGACCGCGCGGACCTCCGGGAGGCCGACAAGTCGGTCGTTCTCGGGGCGTTGCGGGGGCGGCGGCGGACCGCCGAGACGGTCCTGGAGAACGCGGGCCGCGAGGACCCCGACATGGACGGGGTGGAGGCCGACGCGGACGCCGCGCCCGACCCGGACCCGGCCGACGAGGAACGCGAGGTAGAAGACCAGGCGAGCCTCGGTGACTTCTGA
- a CDS encoding poly(R)-hydroxyalkanoic acid synthase subunit PhaE, which produces MSDNTPQDIQNNWMRMVEQMNDAMARSVEQNMEAQSKFMETWAKTIEDSMPDEDTMGESFEAYQRAYGVWMDAADQMYERVTDAAEGEDVAFTEFRDIWLRSANEAFKEVMGTTAFAAAQGNLVESMMEMQQQAEDVSQDTLEQFGLPTRDDMDEVGERLVELERRQQRVENKLDRLIEMAESSQEA; this is translated from the coding sequence ATGAGCGACAACACTCCCCAGGATATCCAGAACAACTGGATGCGGATGGTCGAACAGATGAACGACGCGATGGCTCGGTCGGTCGAGCAGAATATGGAGGCCCAGTCGAAGTTCATGGAGACGTGGGCGAAGACCATCGAGGACTCGATGCCCGACGAGGACACGATGGGCGAGAGCTTCGAGGCCTACCAGCGGGCCTACGGCGTCTGGATGGACGCCGCAGACCAGATGTACGAGCGCGTCACCGACGCCGCAGAGGGGGAGGACGTCGCCTTCACCGAGTTCCGCGACATCTGGCTCCGCAGCGCCAACGAGGCGTTCAAGGAGGTCATGGGCACGACGGCGTTCGCCGCGGCGCAGGGCAACCTCGTCGAGTCCATGATGGAGATGCAACAGCAAGCCGAGGACGTCAGCCAGGACACCCTCGAACAGTTCGGTCTGCCGACGCGCGACGACATGGACGAGGTCGGCGAGCGACTCGTCGAACTCGAACGCCGCCAGCAGCGCGTCGAGAACAAGCTCGACCGGCTCATCGAGATGGCCGAATCGAGCCAGGAGGCGTGA
- the phaC gene encoding class III poly(R)-hydroxyalkanoic acid synthase subunit PhaC: MASDESFTNPFALALNTQRELIEAATASFEKADVAEERMDDLRSVEVGETPSEVVYTENKLELLHYESMTEEQNEVPILIVYALINKPFILDLQPDRSVVRRLLEAGHDVYLIDWNEPSRLDQHLTLDDYVNRYMDNCVDAVCERSGQDAINVLGYCMGGTMSVMYAAQHPEKVKALGLMAAGLCFERSGGVLEVWGDDEYYDPTDVTETYGNMPAEFLDVGFALMDPVANFVSKYVRLYDNLEDEDFVQNFARMERWLDEGIDVAGEAYVQFLEDIYQDNKLYKNELELDGKPVDVGEIDMPVLQILGEYDHLIPPGASKPFNDIVGSDDVTTIEYPTGHIGLSVSGSSHKEVWPQVAEWFHDRSRPDEASVADAAADAAAETGEDVDVSVDPTEGDADEVEVEVEDDEGVQTELVERDAEAVEEAVSDQTAADATSADAETVDDEDADATADIDADVTVTDDADVEHDLEEEVDLDEDVEEELDLDEADADEAEETVEAGDADAETDVAEEGEGPAAAEGEDLEEIDGIGPTYADRLRAAGIETIADLADSDVGTVAEAADVSEDRARDWLDQVE; encoded by the coding sequence ATGGCCAGCGACGAGTCGTTCACGAACCCCTTCGCGCTCGCGTTGAACACCCAGCGCGAACTCATCGAGGCCGCCACGGCCAGCTTCGAGAAGGCCGACGTGGCCGAGGAGCGCATGGACGACCTCCGGTCCGTCGAGGTCGGTGAGACGCCGAGCGAGGTCGTCTACACCGAGAACAAGCTGGAGTTGCTCCACTACGAGTCGATGACGGAAGAGCAAAACGAGGTGCCCATCCTCATCGTCTACGCGCTCATCAACAAGCCGTTCATCCTCGACCTCCAGCCAGACCGCTCGGTGGTCCGACGGCTGCTGGAGGCGGGCCACGACGTCTACCTCATCGACTGGAACGAGCCCTCGCGGCTCGACCAGCACCTCACGCTCGACGACTACGTCAACCGGTACATGGACAACTGCGTCGACGCAGTCTGCGAGCGCTCGGGGCAGGACGCCATCAACGTCCTCGGCTACTGTATGGGCGGGACCATGTCGGTGATGTACGCCGCCCAGCACCCCGAGAAGGTCAAGGCCCTCGGCCTGATGGCCGCCGGCCTCTGCTTCGAGCGTTCGGGCGGCGTCCTCGAAGTGTGGGGCGACGACGAGTACTACGACCCCACGGACGTCACGGAGACGTACGGCAACATGCCCGCGGAGTTCCTCGACGTGGGCTTCGCGCTGATGGACCCCGTCGCCAACTTCGTCTCGAAGTACGTCCGCCTCTACGACAACCTCGAAGACGAGGACTTCGTCCAGAACTTCGCCCGGATGGAGCGCTGGCTGGACGAGGGCATCGACGTCGCCGGCGAGGCGTACGTCCAGTTCCTGGAGGACATCTACCAGGACAACAAGCTCTACAAGAACGAACTGGAACTCGACGGGAAGCCGGTCGACGTCGGCGAAATTGACATGCCGGTCCTCCAGATTCTCGGCGAGTACGACCACCTCATCCCGCCGGGAGCCTCGAAGCCGTTCAACGACATCGTCGGGTCGGACGACGTGACGACCATCGAGTACCCGACCGGTCACATCGGCCTCTCCGTCTCGGGGAGTTCCCACAAGGAGGTCTGGCCGCAGGTCGCCGAGTGGTTCCACGACCGCTCGCGACCCGACGAGGCGTCGGTCGCCGACGCCGCGGCGGACGCGGCGGCCGAGACCGGCGAGGACGTCGACGTCAGCGTCGACCCCACCGAGGGTGACGCCGACGAGGTCGAGGTCGAAGTCGAGGACGACGAGGGCGTCCAGACCGAACTCGTCGAGCGCGACGCCGAGGCGGTCGAGGAGGCCGTCTCCGACCAGACGGCGGCCGACGCGACGTCGGCGGACGCCGAAACGGTCGACGACGAGGACGCGGACGCGACGGCCGACATCGACGCCGACGTCACCGTGACGGACGACGCCGACGTCGAACACGATCTGGAGGAGGAGGTCGACCTCGACGAGGACGTCGAAGAGGAACTGGACCTCGACGAGGCGGACGCCGACGAAGCCGAGGAGACCGTCGAGGCCGGTGACGCGGACGCCGAGACCGACGTGGCCGAGGAGGGCGAGGGGCCCGCGGCCGCCGAGGGCGAGGACCTCGAAGAGATAGACGGCATCGGGCCGACGTACGCCGACCGCCTGCGGGCGGCCGGTATCGAGACCATCGCGGACCTCGCCGACAGCGACGTTGGGACCGTCGCGGAGGCGGCCGACGTCAGCGAGGACCGCGCCCGCGACTGGCTCGACCAGGTCGAGTAG
- a CDS encoding alpha/beta hydrolase, with amino-acid sequence MTDTPSDAPGESGRTVHADDGTRLRLHRATPEAPSGEAVLFVHGATYPGRAVFDLPGASWLDACADGGRPAYALDVRGYGDSEAPPELDAPAGDNPPAVRGDVAVGDVACALDHVAARHDRVHLVGYSWGSILCGRLLAERSPAVASLTQLAPVHTFPEGRPDLGGGLDAYRVVSEERVRERWDAHFGDADPATHREPGVAGTFWEVLLESGQGIDSDGTPSVRAPNGTLVDLREAAEEGPRYDAGRITTPTLVVRGSLDATATRADALGLYDALGAAEKEYAELAGGSHFLTLERRREALFDCVEAFHARQD; translated from the coding sequence ATGACCGACACCCCCAGCGACGCTCCCGGCGAGTCCGGCCGGACCGTCCACGCGGACGACGGCACGCGCCTGCGACTCCACCGCGCGACGCCCGAGGCCCCCTCCGGCGAGGCCGTCCTGTTCGTCCACGGCGCGACCTACCCCGGCCGGGCGGTGTTCGACCTCCCCGGCGCGTCGTGGCTGGACGCCTGCGCGGACGGGGGGAGGCCCGCCTACGCCCTCGACGTGAGGGGCTACGGCGACAGCGAGGCGCCACCCGAACTCGACGCGCCCGCCGGCGACAACCCGCCCGCGGTGCGGGGTGACGTCGCGGTGGGAGACGTCGCGTGCGCCCTCGACCACGTCGCCGCGCGCCACGACCGGGTCCACCTCGTCGGCTACTCGTGGGGGTCCATCCTCTGCGGTCGCCTGCTCGCCGAACGCTCGCCCGCGGTGGCCTCGCTCACGCAACTCGCCCCGGTCCACACCTTCCCCGAGGGTCGCCCGGACCTCGGGGGCGGCCTCGACGCCTACCGCGTCGTCTCGGAGGAACGGGTCCGCGAGCGCTGGGACGCCCACTTCGGCGACGCCGACCCCGCGACCCACCGCGAACCGGGTGTCGCCGGGACGTTCTGGGAGGTCCTTCTCGAGTCCGGGCAGGGAATCGATTCGGACGGAACGCCTTCGGTCCGCGCGCCGAACGGGACGCTCGTGGACCTCCGGGAAGCCGCGGAGGAGGGGCCGCGCTACGACGCGGGACGCATTACGACCCCCACGCTCGTCGTCCGGGGGTCGCTCGACGCGACGGCCACCCGGGCGGACGCCCTCGGCCTGTACGACGCACTGGGGGCGGCCGAGAAGGAGTACGCCGAACTCGCCGGCGGGTCGCACTTCCTCACCCTCGAACGACGCCGGGAGGCGCTGTTCGACTGCGTCGAGGCGTTCCACGCGCGCCAGGACTGA
- a CDS encoding lycopene cyclase domain-containing protein: protein MTLSYPAFVALFFGLPIAALALTGPRITRTHLGAVVLLAVVTVVYATPWDNYLVARGVWTYGEGVVWRRLGYTPLSEYAIFVLQPLLIGLWFYRVVPAVRADVGTAPFPARPVGVGFWFALAFFGGALLALDPGAGYYLGATLLWIAPMLGLEWAFGGPALWYYRREQLLAVAVPTLFLWAADWVALHLGVWSVAPALSTGLAPFGLPVEEALFFLLTTVLVVHGLLLVEWVRARVAASG from the coding sequence GTGACCCTCTCCTACCCGGCGTTCGTCGCCCTCTTCTTCGGTCTCCCCATCGCCGCCCTCGCCCTCACCGGCCCTCGAATCACCCGCACGCACCTCGGAGCCGTCGTCCTCCTCGCCGTCGTCACCGTCGTCTACGCCACGCCGTGGGACAACTACCTCGTCGCGCGGGGCGTCTGGACCTACGGCGAGGGGGTCGTCTGGCGCCGTCTGGGCTACACGCCCCTCTCGGAGTACGCCATCTTCGTCCTCCAGCCGCTCCTCATCGGACTGTGGTTCTACCGCGTCGTCCCCGCGGTGCGGGCGGACGTGGGCACCGCCCCGTTCCCCGCCCGGCCCGTGGGCGTCGGGTTCTGGTTCGCCCTCGCGTTCTTCGGGGGGGCGCTGCTCGCCCTCGATCCGGGTGCGGGCTACTACCTCGGCGCGACGCTCCTCTGGATTGCGCCGATGCTCGGTCTGGAGTGGGCCTTTGGCGGCCCCGCCCTCTGGTACTACCGCCGCGAACAACTGCTGGCAGTCGCCGTCCCCACCCTCTTCCTCTGGGCTGCCGACTGGGTCGCTCTCCACCTCGGGGTGTGGTCGGTCGCCCCCGCGTTGTCGACGGGCCTCGCCCCGTTCGGTCTCCCCGTCGAGGAGGCCCTGTTCTTCCTGCTGACCACGGTGCTGGTGGTTCACGGTCTCCTGCTGGTCGAGTGGGTGCGCGCCCGCGTCGCCGCGAGCGGGTAG
- a CDS encoding phosphotransferase family protein: MDDVVAAALDGAFPGRAVETVEETGPSWNEENRTVRVEFVDGEAVYLKTTTGNGTRFARERAVVAYVAATTEVPVPTVPACDPDGSVPYLVTAPVEGESLLGPWYDRDVAERLPLARAVGRTLARVHGLRFEGHGRVVGGNSEELELNGKPWPDLLVEQIREARRIAPSERFGRHYDAVVATVEANRDLLSPAPATLCHGDPAIPNCFLTDGEVGLLDWERAHVGDPARDLYRTRRQQLDAMREDAPEELVGALYDGYREVAGGLPEGFAARRPVYEAVWFLSYSGFFDNWVEFRDEPRGELAEWVEAGMKRRLAAIR; encoded by the coding sequence ATGGACGACGTGGTCGCCGCGGCTCTCGACGGGGCGTTCCCGGGGCGTGCGGTGGAGACGGTCGAGGAGACGGGTCCCTCGTGGAACGAGGAGAACCGAACGGTCAGAGTCGAGTTCGTCGACGGCGAGGCGGTCTACCTGAAGACGACGACGGGCAACGGGACGCGCTTCGCCCGCGAACGGGCCGTCGTGGCGTACGTCGCGGCGACCACCGAGGTACCGGTCCCAACCGTACCAGCGTGTGACCCCGACGGGAGCGTGCCGTATCTCGTCACCGCGCCCGTCGAGGGCGAGAGCCTGCTGGGACCGTGGTACGACCGCGACGTGGCGGAGCGCCTCCCCCTCGCCCGGGCGGTCGGACGGACGCTGGCGCGCGTCCACGGCCTGCGCTTCGAGGGCCACGGCCGCGTCGTCGGGGGGAATTCGGAGGAACTCGAACTCAACGGGAAACCGTGGCCAGACCTCCTCGTCGAACAGATACGGGAGGCGCGGCGCATCGCGCCCTCGGAGCGATTCGGCCGCCACTACGACGCCGTCGTGGCGACAGTGGAGGCCAACCGGGACCTGCTCTCCCCGGCTCCGGCGACGCTGTGTCACGGCGACCCCGCGATTCCGAACTGCTTTCTCACCGACGGTGAGGTGGGCCTGCTGGACTGGGAACGGGCACACGTCGGCGACCCGGCGCGCGACCTCTACCGGACGCGCCGCCAACAACTCGATGCGATGCGCGAGGACGCCCCCGAGGAACTCGTGGGAGCGCTCTACGACGGCTACCGCGAGGTGGCCGGTGGACTCCCCGAGGGGTTCGCGGCGCGACGACCCGTCTACGAGGCGGTGTGGTTCCTCAGCTACTCGGGGTTCTTCGACAACTGGGTCGAGTTCCGCGACGAGCCTCGGGGGGAACTCGCCGAGTGGGTCGAGGCGGGGATGAAGCGCCGACTGGCCGCGATTCGGTAG
- a CDS encoding Sjogren's syndrome/scleroderma autoantigen 1 family protein → MSEFDKEAEREKLREQFAEDDRKRETTQRMSELLLKGATMTNKHCDDCGDPIFRWQGEEFCPTCSAAEGTRVKQAAQQAQQAEESQQSPDSASASETPEQEGSVDASNGAPPNPESVPGHADAQVDVQLGPEEDVPGEAATGGQDAPSPTDRASPAPPTREPTPPTAPEPSAPGQFADLSDARESLGRTVTRFAREAESADDLARAREYLTAVEDAADALAAVRRAER, encoded by the coding sequence ATGAGCGAGTTCGACAAGGAGGCCGAACGGGAGAAACTCCGCGAGCAGTTCGCGGAGGACGACCGCAAGCGCGAGACGACCCAGCGCATGAGCGAACTCCTCCTGAAGGGGGCGACGATGACGAACAAGCACTGCGACGACTGCGGCGACCCCATCTTCCGCTGGCAGGGCGAGGAGTTCTGTCCCACCTGCTCCGCCGCCGAGGGCACGCGCGTCAAGCAGGCCGCTCAGCAGGCCCAGCAGGCCGAGGAGAGCCAGCAGTCTCCGGACTCGGCCTCGGCCTCGGAGACACCCGAACAGGAGGGGTCCGTCGACGCGTCGAACGGCGCACCCCCCAACCCCGAGTCGGTCCCCGGCCACGCAGACGCACAGGTCGACGTCCAGCTGGGACCGGAGGAGGACGTGCCCGGCGAGGCGGCCACGGGGGGACAGGACGCCCCGTCGCCGACGGACCGCGCTTCCCCGGCCCCGCCGACGCGTGAACCCACCCCGCCGACCGCACCCGAACCCTCCGCCCCCGGCCAGTTCGCCGACCTCTCGGACGCCCGCGAGTCCCTCGGTCGGACCGTGACCCGCTTCGCCCGCGAGGCGGAGTCCGCGGACGATCTCGCGCGCGCCCGGGAGTACCTCACCGCGGTCGAAGATGCCGCCGACGCGCTGGCAGCGGTCCGCCGCGCCGAACGCTGA
- the mdh gene encoding malate dehydrogenase, with translation MAKVSVVGAAGTVGAAAGYNIALRDIADELVFVDIPDKEDETVGQAADANHGVAYDSNTEVYQGTYEDTAGSDVVVITAGIPRQPGQTRIDLAGDNAPIMEDIGSSLAEHNDDFVSITTSNPVDLLNRHLYESGERAREKVIGFGGRLDSARFRYVLSQEFDVPVRNVEATILGEHGDAQVPVFSKVRVDGRDPEFSADERERILGDLQESAMNVIERKGATEWGPATGVAHMVEAVLRDTGEVLPGSIALDGEFGLDDVGLGVPVKLGSNGVEEVVEWDLTGDEEELLDEAADKLSEQYAKIS, from the coding sequence ATGGCAAAAGTCAGCGTCGTCGGTGCGGCCGGGACGGTCGGTGCCGCGGCCGGGTACAACATCGCGCTTCGTGACATCGCGGACGAACTCGTCTTCGTCGACATCCCCGACAAGGAAGACGAGACGGTCGGGCAGGCCGCAGACGCCAACCACGGCGTCGCCTACGACTCGAACACCGAGGTGTACCAGGGGACCTACGAGGACACCGCGGGTTCGGACGTGGTCGTCATCACGGCCGGCATCCCCCGCCAGCCCGGCCAGACCCGAATCGACCTCGCGGGCGACAACGCGCCCATCATGGAGGACATCGGCTCGTCGCTCGCCGAACACAACGACGACTTCGTCTCCATCACCACCTCGAACCCGGTGGATCTGCTGAATCGCCACCTCTACGAGTCGGGCGAGCGCGCTCGCGAGAAGGTCATCGGCTTCGGCGGCCGCCTCGACAGCGCCCGCTTCCGCTACGTCCTCTCGCAGGAGTTCGATGTGCCCGTCCGCAACGTTGAGGCGACCATCCTCGGCGAGCACGGCGACGCGCAGGTGCCCGTCTTCTCGAAGGTCCGCGTCGACGGCCGCGACCCCGAGTTCTCCGCCGACGAACGCGAGCGCATTCTCGGCGACCTGCAGGAGTCCGCGATGAACGTCATCGAGCGCAAGGGCGCGACCGAGTGGGGCCCCGCGACGGGCGTCGCCCACATGGTCGAGGCCGTCCTGCGCGACACGGGCGAGGTCCTCCCCGGGAGCATCGCCCTCGACGGCGAGTTCGGACTGGACGACGTGGGCCTCGGCGTCCCCGTCAAACTCGGGTCGAACGGCGTCGAGGAGGTCGTCGAGTGGGACCTCACCGGAGACGAGGAGGAACTGCTGGACGAGGCCGCCGACAAGCTCTCCGAGCAGTACGCGAAAATCTCGTAA
- a CDS encoding AbrB/MazE/SpoVT family DNA-binding domain-containing protein, translated as MDESDGPMWPPAMFARGFQQASEEAVDRQQEFVRQFLGGESTMTSQLGAMSQMAMFKTRVQSGGRISIPDAEREALDIEEGDIVQTVVIPIKRNRSDSNE; from the coding sequence ATGGACGAGAGCGATGGACCCATGTGGCCGCCCGCGATGTTCGCGCGTGGCTTCCAGCAGGCGAGTGAGGAGGCGGTGGACCGTCAACAGGAGTTCGTGCGGCAGTTCCTGGGCGGCGAGTCCACGATGACCTCCCAGCTCGGCGCGATGAGCCAGATGGCCATGTTCAAGACCAGGGTCCAGAGCGGCGGACGAATCTCCATCCCCGACGCCGAGCGCGAAGCGCTCGACATCGAGGAGGGTGACATCGTCCAGACCGTCGTCATCCCCATCAAGCGAAACCGCAGTGATTCCAATGAGTGA
- a CDS encoding ferredoxin, producing the protein MRIEFDRDTCIGMYQCVAEWDAFSKNMDEGKADLAESEEIEEKVFSREIPEDAELDAKFAARVCPVDAIRVFDDDGEQIIP; encoded by the coding sequence ATGCGCATCGAGTTCGACCGCGACACCTGCATCGGCATGTACCAGTGTGTCGCCGAGTGGGACGCCTTCTCGAAGAACATGGACGAGGGGAAAGCCGACCTCGCCGAGAGTGAGGAAATCGAGGAGAAGGTCTTCTCGCGCGAGATTCCCGAGGACGCCGAACTGGACGCCAAGTTCGCCGCCCGCGTCTGTCCCGTCGACGCCATCCGCGTCTTCGACGACGACGGCGAGCAGATAATCCCGTAA
- the cgi121 gene encoding KEOPS complex subunit Cgi121, giving the protein MEVVEGYTSVASVDEFVARLGDVGAEHGCAVQAFDARYVVGEAHLRRAVELADRAFARGETVARDRAVEILLYAAGRRQIDQALELGVAAGDQSVVVVVSADGAGPDEPDGASGAAGADEADEAGAAAAVADLLTPGETLGAYDEDRVRSYYDVTDEELGATEASLEELVCERVALLTVER; this is encoded by the coding sequence ATGGAGGTGGTCGAGGGATACACCTCGGTGGCGTCGGTAGACGAGTTCGTCGCCCGTCTGGGCGACGTCGGCGCGGAGCACGGCTGTGCGGTGCAGGCGTTCGACGCCCGGTACGTCGTCGGCGAGGCGCACCTCCGGCGGGCCGTCGAACTCGCAGACCGGGCGTTTGCGCGGGGGGAGACCGTCGCCCGGGACCGGGCGGTCGAGATACTGCTCTACGCGGCGGGGCGACGACAGATCGACCAGGCGCTCGAACTCGGCGTGGCGGCCGGCGACCAGTCGGTCGTAGTCGTCGTCAGCGCCGACGGGGCGGGACCGGACGAACCGGACGGGGCGAGCGGTGCGGCCGGCGCGGACGAGGCGGACGAGGCGGGGGCGGCCGCGGCGGTCGCCGACCTGCTCACCCCCGGGGAGACACTGGGCGCGTACGACGAGGACCGGGTGCGGTCGTACTACGACGTGACCGACGAGGAACTGGGGGCGACGGAGGCGTCGCTCGAGGAGTTGGTCTGCGAGCGGGTGGCGTTGTTGACCGTCGAACGCTGA